In Flavobacterium lacustre, a genomic segment contains:
- a CDS encoding peroxiredoxin, giving the protein MSLVGKKFPSIAIDAISEMGDNLKINIFEEATNNNKKVLLFWYPKDFTFVCPTELHAFQAALPEFEKRNTIVIGASCDTNEVHFAWLNTAKDNGGIEGVTYPILADTNRNLSNILGILDIESTSYSDDTDSIIIEGSNVTYRATYLIDETGKIFHESVNDMPLGRNVNEYLRLVDAYTHVQEKGEVCPANWEQGKDAMTADRNSTAAYLGSH; this is encoded by the coding sequence ATGTCATTAGTAGGTAAAAAATTTCCAAGTATTGCAATTGACGCCATCTCTGAAATGGGCGATAATTTAAAAATCAACATTTTTGAAGAAGCTACAAACAATAACAAAAAAGTATTATTGTTTTGGTACCCAAAAGATTTTACATTCGTTTGTCCAACTGAATTACACGCTTTTCAAGCTGCTTTACCGGAATTTGAAAAAAGAAATACAATTGTAATTGGCGCTTCTTGTGATACAAATGAAGTTCACTTTGCTTGGTTAAATACAGCAAAAGATAACGGTGGAATTGAAGGTGTTACTTACCCAATTCTTGCTGATACCAACAGAAATTTATCTAATATTTTAGGAATCCTTGACATTGAATCTACTAGCTACAGCGACGATACAGATTCAATTATCATTGAAGGATCTAATGTAACATACAGAGCTACTTATTTGATTGACGAAACTGGAAAAATTTTCCACGAAAGTGTTAACGATATGCCATTAGGAAGAAATGTAAACGAATATTTACGTTTAGTAGATGCTTACACTCATGTACAAGAAAAAGGAGAAGTTTGTCCTGCAAACTGGGAACAAGGAAAAGACGCAATGACTGCTGACAGAAACAGTACTGCTGCTTATTTAGGGTCACACTAA
- a CDS encoding thioredoxin family protein — MLIELNEDTLQNVVSTNDKVVVQFSASWCGNCRIMKPKFKKLASENDAITFVLIDAENSPESRKLANVSNLPTFATFVGGKLVNETQTNKQEVLIDLVKEIV; from the coding sequence ATGTTAATAGAATTAAACGAAGATACTTTACAAAATGTAGTATCAACAAATGATAAAGTAGTAGTTCAGTTTTCAGCTTCTTGGTGCGGAAATTGCCGAATCATGAAACCAAAATTCAAAAAATTGGCTTCAGAAAACGACGCAATAACTTTTGTTCTTATTGATGCAGAAAATTCTCCGGAATCAAGAAAACTAGCCAATGTGAGTAATTTACCAACTTTTGCAACTTTCGTTGGAGGAAAATTAGTAAACGAAACGCAAACAAATAAACAAGAAGTATTAATTGATTTAGTAAAAGAAATAGTTTAA
- a CDS encoding DUF6952 family protein, with protein MKLPVIKHLSQFIEENDQDYIIETIEVLEAMTEIASLKDEELDVIGELISNMYGALEVHKMVKDGMDKKEALNTFMKRVLGAIDK; from the coding sequence ATGAAATTACCTGTTATTAAACATTTGTCGCAGTTTATTGAAGAAAACGACCAGGATTACATTATAGAAACTATTGAAGTTCTGGAAGCTATGACTGAAATTGCTTCACTGAAAGATGAAGAACTGGATGTCATTGGTGAACTTATCTCGAACATGTACGGCGCATTAGAAGTTCATAAAATGGTTAAAGACGGAATGGATAAAAAAGAAGCTTTAAACACTTTTATGAAACGGGTTTTAGGTGCTATTGATAAATAA
- the tpx gene encoding thiol peroxidase: protein MASITLGGNPIHTSGELPKVGSKLADFKLVKNDLSIATLADFAGKRMVLNIFPSIDTGTCATSVRKFNESASTVANTTVLCISKDLPFAQKRFCGAEGLENVVNLSDFQNGSFGLTNGLEIVDGPLAHLHSRVVIVTDENGVITHTEQVAEIADEPNYEAALAVL, encoded by the coding sequence ATGGCATCCATAACATTAGGAGGAAATCCAATACACACATCAGGCGAATTACCAAAAGTTGGTTCAAAATTGGCTGATTTCAAATTAGTAAAAAATGACCTTTCAATCGCTACACTTGCAGATTTTGCAGGTAAAAGAATGGTATTGAATATTTTTCCAAGCATTGATACAGGAACTTGTGCAACTTCTGTTAGAAAATTTAACGAAAGTGCCAGTACTGTAGCAAATACAACGGTATTATGTATTTCAAAAGATTTACCTTTTGCCCAAAAACGTTTTTGTGGTGCTGAAGGTCTTGAAAACGTAGTGAACTTATCTGATTTTCAAAACGGAAGTTTTGGATTAACAAATGGTTTAGAAATAGTAGACGGTCCGTTAGCGCATTTACATTCAAGAGTAGTTATCGTTACAGATGAAAACGGCGTTATTACACATACAGAACAAGTAGCAGAAATTGCTGACGAACCTAATTATGAAGCTGCATTAGCAGTACTTTAA
- a CDS encoding diacylglycerol kinase family protein: MEFQKDNRFVKGRLKSVTFAYKGAFKLITTEHSIMVQFSIGIIMTIAGFYFNITATEWLFQTFAIGLIMSIEGLNTAVEKIADFIHPNYHERIGFIKDIAAGSVFFAAVTAIIIGLIIYVPKFI, encoded by the coding sequence ATGGAATTTCAAAAAGACAACCGTTTTGTTAAAGGCAGATTGAAAAGTGTAACCTTTGCATACAAAGGTGCATTCAAATTAATTACAACGGAACACAGCATTATGGTCCAGTTTTCGATTGGAATAATAATGACAATTGCCGGTTTTTATTTTAACATCACCGCTACAGAATGGCTTTTTCAAACTTTCGCAATTGGCTTGATTATGAGCATCGAAGGATTGAATACCGCTGTAGAAAAAATAGCCGATTTTATCCATCCAAATTATCATGAAAGAATTGGATTTATAAAAGATATTGCTGCCGGTTCCGTATTTTTTGCTGCAGTAACGGCAATAATTATAGGTTTAATAATATACGTACCAAAATTCATTTAG